Proteins from a single region of Flavobacterium sp. K5-23:
- a CDS encoding NuoM family protein — translation MNVSLILIILLVGAFATYFAGDKLASKVALFFGLASLGCSLVLLNHFNLGENISFINQWINQPNVSFALHADGLSIAMLLLTTALTPIIIFTSFGNDYKNAKAFYALILFMAFAMVGTFLASDGLLYYIFWELALIPIYFIALIWGNGDAEERKKAVVKFFIYTLAGSLFMLVAFVYMYQKAGSFLIEDLYNLDLTVNEQIWIFAAFFLAYAIKIPLIPFHTWQANVYQKAPAVGTMLLSGIMLKMGLYSVIRWQLPITPLAAKGHSTILISLGIAGVIYGSIVALRQKDLKKLLAYSSLAHVGLIAAGTYTLTLDGLRGAVLQMIAHGFVVVGLFFISEIIFRRYETRAIAEMGGIRTQTPKFASMFMILVLASVALPTTFNFVGEFTVLYSLSQINVWFALLGGTTIILGAYYMLKMYQQVMLGETNTKPFAEVTFQEGLALVIIIAVLFFFGMYPKPITDLITPSLENILTQINRIK, via the coding sequence ATGAACGTATCTCTTATATTAATTATACTATTAGTTGGCGCATTTGCAACTTATTTCGCTGGTGACAAACTGGCTTCAAAAGTGGCTTTGTTCTTTGGATTAGCTTCTTTAGGATGTTCGCTTGTATTGTTAAACCATTTCAACTTAGGTGAGAACATTAGTTTTATAAACCAATGGATCAACCAACCCAATGTTTCCTTTGCATTACATGCTGATGGTTTGTCCATCGCTATGTTATTACTGACAACGGCATTGACACCAATTATCATATTCACTTCTTTTGGGAATGACTATAAAAACGCAAAAGCTTTCTATGCACTAATCTTATTTATGGCTTTTGCCATGGTGGGAACATTTTTAGCTTCTGATGGTCTTTTATATTATATCTTCTGGGAATTAGCCTTAATACCTATTTACTTCATCGCCTTGATTTGGGGTAATGGTGATGCAGAAGAACGTAAAAAAGCAGTGGTGAAATTCTTTATCTACACACTTGCAGGATCTTTATTTATGTTAGTTGCTTTTGTATATATGTACCAAAAAGCAGGTAGCTTCTTAATTGAAGATTTGTATAATTTAGACTTAACAGTAAACGAACAAATTTGGATTTTCGCTGCATTCTTTTTAGCGTATGCCATTAAAATTCCATTGATTCCTTTTCATACTTGGCAAGCAAATGTGTACCAAAAAGCTCCTGCTGTAGGTACTATGTTACTTTCAGGAATTATGTTGAAAATGGGATTATACAGTGTTATCCGTTGGCAATTACCTATTACTCCATTAGCTGCAAAAGGTCATTCAACTATATTAATTAGTCTTGGAATTGCAGGAGTAATTTATGGTTCTATTGTAGCATTGAGACAAAAAGACTTGAAAAAATTATTGGCTTACTCTTCATTAGCCCACGTGGGTCTAATTGCTGCAGGAACCTATACACTTACACTTGATGGATTGCGCGGTGCAGTATTACAAATGATTGCTCACGGTTTTGTGGTTGTTGGTTTGTTCTTTATCTCTGAAATTATTTTCAGAAGATATGAAACTAGAGCAATTGCTGAAATGGGTGGTATTCGTACACAAACGCCAAAATTTGCCTCTATGTTTATGATTTTGGTTTTAGCCTCTGTGGCTTTGCCAACAACTTTTAACTTTGTTGGAGAATTTACGGTACTGTACAGCTTATCTCAAATAAATGTTTGGTTTGCACTTTTAGGAGGAACAACGATTATTTTAGGAGCTTACTATATGTTGAAAATGTACCAACAAGTTATGTTAGGTGAAACCAATACAAAACCATTTGCAGAGGTTACTTTTCAAGAAGGGCTTGCTTTGGTAATAATCATTGCTGTTTTGTTTTTCTTTGGAATGTATCCAAAACCAATTACAGATTTGATTACACCAAGTTTGGAAAATATTTTAACTCAAATTAATAGAATTAAATAA
- a CDS encoding NADH-quinone oxidoreductase subunit I translates to MSIETISLSGRKKQVSNKEMTFWERLYLVAIVKGLIITIKHLFTRKVTIQYPEQVREMSPVYRGQHQLKRDELGRENCTACGLCALSCPAEAITMKAGERKADEKHLYREEKYAEIYEINMLRCIFCGLCEEACPKDAVYLTTSKVLVPSSSNREDFIFGKDKLVMPLDIAMKNAQLKNAN, encoded by the coding sequence ATGTCAATAGAAACCATATCCTTATCGGGAAGAAAAAAGCAAGTCTCTAATAAAGAGATGACCTTTTGGGAAAGATTGTATCTTGTTGCAATTGTAAAAGGCTTGATCATTACGATTAAACATTTATTCACAAGAAAAGTTACGATTCAGTATCCAGAGCAAGTACGTGAGATGAGCCCTGTTTACCGTGGACAACATCAATTGAAACGTGATGAACTAGGAAGAGAAAATTGTACAGCTTGTGGTTTATGTGCACTTTCATGTCCTGCGGAAGCGATTACAATGAAAGCGGGAGAACGTAAAGCGGACGAGAAGCATTTATACAGAGAAGAAAAATACGCTGAAATATATGAAATCAATATGTTGCGTTGTATTTTTTGTGGTTTGTGTGAAGAGGCTTGTCCAAAAGACGCGGTTTACTTAACGACTTCAAAAGTATTGGTTCCTTCTAGTTCTAACAGAGAAGATTTCATTTTTGGAAAAGACAAACTAGTTATGCCTTTAGATATCGCAATGAAAAATGCTCAACTTAAAAACGCTAACTAA
- a CDS encoding NADH-quinone oxidoreductase subunit J, with the protein MSTILIIFCFLAAITLSTAFLTIFSRNPIHSALYLVICFFSIAGHYLLLNSQFLAFVHVIVYSGAIMILFLFTIMLMNLNKENEVHKPRITRLGAIVSFCLISLVLLAVFINSKPIIGEYDITGEDYQSIKILGKVLLNEYMVPFEFASILLLVAMIGAVLLSKKEKTEK; encoded by the coding sequence ATGTCGACGATACTTATTATATTTTGCTTTTTAGCAGCCATCACTTTGTCAACTGCATTTTTGACAATTTTTAGTAGAAACCCAATACACAGTGCGCTTTATCTAGTAATTTGTTTTTTCTCTATAGCAGGACATTACTTATTACTGAATTCTCAATTTTTAGCATTTGTTCACGTAATTGTTTATTCTGGGGCGATAATGATTTTGTTTTTATTCACCATCATGTTAATGAACCTGAATAAAGAAAACGAAGTACATAAGCCAAGAATTACACGTTTAGGTGCTATTGTTTCCTTTTGTCTTATATCATTAGTATTGCTAGCTGTTTTCATCAACTCTAAACCTATTATTGGAGAATATGATATAACAGGAGAAGATTACCAATCGATAAAAATATTGGGTAAAGTACTTTTAAATGAGTACATGGTTCCTTTTGAATTTGCATCTATATTGCTTTTAGTAGCTATGATTGGTGCAGTTCTATTGTCTAAAAAAGAAAAAACAGAGAAATAA
- the nuoK gene encoding NADH-quinone oxidoreductase subunit NuoK codes for MNNILNEIGIENYIFLSVILFCIGVFGVLYRRNAIIVFMSIEIMLNAVNLLFVAFSTYHQDAQGQVFVFFSMAVAAAEVAVGLAILVAIFRNLGSIDINNLKNLKG; via the coding sequence ATGAACAATATTTTAAATGAAATAGGCATCGAAAACTATATTTTCCTTTCTGTAATACTTTTTTGTATTGGAGTCTTTGGAGTTTTATACAGACGAAATGCCATCATCGTATTTATGTCTATCGAAATTATGCTGAATGCAGTAAACCTATTGTTTGTGGCATTCTCTACTTATCATCAGGATGCACAAGGACAAGTTTTTGTATTCTTCTCTATGGCTGTTGCCGCTGCTGAAGTTGCAGTAGGACTTGCTATACTGGTAGCGATATTTAGAAATTTAGGTTCGATTGACATCAATAATTTAAAAAACTTAAAAGGATAA
- the nuoL gene encoding NADH-quinone oxidoreductase subunit L: MNTNLALLLLLAPFLGFLFNIFFGKSIGKSASGFIGTLTIVVSFIVTAYFFGVISSNPEGIHISLFDWIQISNFKVDFGFQLDQLSILWLLFVTGIGSLIHMYSISYMHDDENMHKFFAYLNLFIFFMITLVIGSNLLVLFIGWEGVGLCSYLLIGFWHKNQDFNDAAKKAFIMNRIGDLGLLIGIFILGSMFSTLDYATLKTAIAGATDLNLYWISAAAFALFIGACGKSAQIPLYTWLPDAMAGPTPVSALIHAATMVTAGIFMITRLNFVFDLAPDVQNIIAIVGSVTALVAATIALVQTDIKKVLAYSTVSQLGLMFLALGLGAYEVAVFHVITHAFFKACLFLGSGSVIHALHGEQDMRKMGGLKKVMGITFITFLISSLAISGIPPFSGFFSKDEILMVAFEHNKVLWFIASLASLMTAFYMFRLLYLTFFKEFRGTAEQKSHLHESPTLITFPLIVLAILATVGGLISLPTYSWLNGYLAPLFSKASHEAHHFGTTEYALMTVAVIGGLVGIVIAYVKYIKQNEVPAEDAAITGFAKVLYNKYYIDEIYDALFVKTTNALSRFFRDTVETSLSSLVLGLGTLTNEIGFQGKKLQNGSIGRYLFAFVLGLCAIVTYLFLAQ, translated from the coding sequence ATGAATACGAATTTAGCTTTACTCTTATTACTAGCTCCTTTTTTAGGATTTTTATTTAATATTTTCTTTGGAAAAAGCATCGGAAAATCAGCTTCTGGATTTATCGGGACGTTAACAATTGTGGTTTCTTTTATCGTGACTGCTTATTTCTTTGGAGTAATTTCTTCAAATCCTGAAGGAATCCACATTTCACTATTTGATTGGATTCAAATCAGCAATTTCAAAGTTGATTTTGGATTTCAATTAGACCAATTATCGATATTATGGTTGCTTTTTGTGACTGGAATTGGTTCATTGATTCATATGTACTCAATCAGCTATATGCATGATGACGAGAATATGCACAAGTTCTTTGCTTACTTAAACTTGTTTATCTTCTTTATGATTACTTTGGTAATTGGAAGTAACTTATTAGTATTATTCATCGGTTGGGAAGGTGTTGGACTTTGTTCTTACTTGCTAATTGGGTTCTGGCATAAAAACCAAGATTTCAATGATGCGGCCAAGAAAGCTTTCATTATGAACCGTATTGGGGATTTAGGATTGTTAATCGGGATTTTCATCTTGGGTTCTATGTTTTCGACATTGGATTATGCTACTTTAAAAACAGCAATCGCTGGAGCAACAGATTTAAACTTATATTGGATTTCAGCTGCCGCTTTCGCTTTGTTCATTGGAGCTTGTGGAAAATCAGCACAAATTCCATTGTACACTTGGTTGCCTGATGCAATGGCTGGACCTACACCCGTTTCTGCATTAATACATGCTGCAACGATGGTAACTGCAGGTATCTTTATGATTACGAGATTGAATTTCGTTTTCGATTTAGCTCCAGACGTTCAAAACATCATTGCTATTGTTGGTTCTGTTACCGCTCTGGTAGCGGCTACAATTGCATTGGTACAAACCGATATCAAAAAAGTACTGGCCTACTCTACCGTATCTCAATTGGGATTAATGTTCCTGGCTTTGGGATTAGGTGCTTATGAAGTAGCCGTTTTTCACGTAATCACACACGCTTTCTTTAAAGCTTGTTTGTTCTTAGGTTCAGGTTCAGTAATACACGCTTTACATGGCGAACAAGACATGCGCAAAATGGGAGGTTTGAAAAAAGTGATGGGAATTACTTTCATAACTTTCTTAATCTCTTCACTAGCCATTTCAGGAATCCCTCCATTTTCAGGATTTTTCTCGAAAGATGAAATCTTAATGGTTGCTTTTGAACACAACAAAGTATTATGGTTCATCGCTTCGTTAGCATCACTTATGACTGCATTCTATATGTTCCGTTTATTATACCTTACTTTCTTCAAAGAATTTAGAGGAACGGCAGAGCAAAAAAGTCATTTACATGAAAGTCCTACATTGATCACTTTCCCTTTAATTGTTTTGGCAATTTTAGCAACAGTGGGCGGTTTGATTAGTTTACCAACATATAGCTGGTTGAATGGATATTTAGCCCCTTTATTTTCAAAAGCATCTCATGAAGCTCATCATTTTGGAACTACAGAATATGCCTTGATGACTGTTGCCGTAATAGGTGGATTAGTTGGAATTGTAATTGCTTATGTTAAATATATCAAACAAAATGAAGTACCGGCTGAGGATGCTGCTATTACAGGTTTTGCAAAAGTTCTTTACAATAAATACTATATCGATGAAATCTACGATGCATTATTTGTAAAAACAACAAATGCATTATCAAGATTCTTTAGAGATACTGTAGAAACGTCTTTATCTTCATTAGTACTTGGATTAGGAACATTAACCAACGAAATTGGTTTTCAAGGAAAGAAATTACAAAACGGAAGTATTGGTCGTTACCTTTTTGCTTTTGTTTTAGGACTTTGTGCCATTGTAACCTATTTATTTTTAGCTCAATAA
- a CDS encoding four helix bundle protein has product MELEKNKAVDVVSYQLFKSSSSVAANYRAVCRGKSNADFLNKLKIVDEEADESLFWLEFIKGLEIQCNTIELERLIKEADELVAIFSAGIRTIKEKNNIKN; this is encoded by the coding sequence ATGGAATTAGAGAAAAACAAAGCGGTTGATGTGGTTTCCTACCAACTCTTTAAATCCTCTTCATCAGTTGCTGCTAATTATAGAGCAGTTTGCAGAGGCAAATCAAACGCTGATTTTTTAAATAAATTAAAAATCGTTGATGAAGAAGCTGATGAAAGTTTATTTTGGTTAGAATTTATTAAAGGTTTAGAAATACAATGTAATACAATTGAGCTTGAAAGATTAATAAAAGAAGCCGATGAATTGGTAGCCATTTTTTCAGCGGGAATAAGAACAATAAAAGAAAAAAACAACATCAAAAATTAA